The Sulfuricurvum sp. IAE1 genomic interval CCGGCCCCATTCCGAACCCGGAAGCTAAGACCCTCTTCGCTCATAATACTGCATCTTTCAGGTGTGGAAACGTAGGTCGCCGCCAGGCCGCAAGATTACTCTCTACTCATAACCCCCTTTTAAAATCAGAAATAACTTTCCAATCCTTGTTTTTACCCTTACAATTTTTGTCTAATCTCTTTACAGCATCACAAAATTGTCACATTCTGTGTTACTTTTCTAAACATATCTTTTTTTTCTTCAAAAAGGTATTTTTTACCCCTTGTGTCCCCTTTTGGGTCATTATGCCACCGTAGTGCATGATACCGACCCATTTTGACGATAAATATACTATTTATAAAACTAATAAAGCGTCATATTACAAATATGATTTGATTTATAAGAAAAAAAAATAGTGTGATATTTTCGTGTTAAGTTTGAATTAATTTTGACACCCCTATAATGATGCCAGGAGCGAGCCTTTAAGGCTCTATCTATAACTTATCGAGGAGAATTGATGAAACGTTCAATCAAACTTGCCGTAGCGGCTGCTGTGGCGCTTACTGCAACATCCGCATTCGCGACAAATGGTGACCACCTGATCGGTACCGGTGCAAAAGCACGCGGTATGGGGGGCGTCGGTATCGGTATGAGTCACGGTGCTGAGTCGGCTCTGACCAACCCTGCACTGATTTCTACTGTTAAAGGTACGGAAGTATCGTTCGGCGGTACAATTTTCATGCCGGATGTTGAATCGACTACAGGCGAAGGTTTCAAAAAAAGCAATGCCGACCTGAGTGTTATCCCTGAAGTGTCTCTTGCCCAGAAAGTTTCTGAAAACTTTACATGGGGTATCGGTATGTTCGGTACAGCCGGAATGGGTGTTGACTACCGTTCACAAACCGGCGGTACTTTCAACAACTATAAAATGGTTACCAACCTTCAGTTGATGCAGTTTGCCGTTCCTTTGGCGTATTCTGACAGCGGCGTATCGGTCGGTATCGCACCGGTTCTCCAGTACGGTTCATTGGACATTAACTACCGGACACCTGCAGGTGTTGACAGTACGACACAAGGTGTTGCGCAGGATTTCGGCGCCGGTTATAACATCGGTTTGGCCTATGAAACCAACGGTCTGACGGTGGGTGTTTCGTACAAATCGGCAATCGATATGGTATACGACGGGCAGCTTTCCAAAGCAACGGTTCAATTCGGTATGAACGGCGGTGCCGGACATGGAGACAACCTCGAGCAGCCTGCTGAAATCGGTGCGGGTCTTTCGTACACGACGGACGGGCATACATTCGCATTCGATTACAAAAGAATCAAATGGTCCGACGCAAAAGGGTATAAAACATTCGGATGGGATGATCAGAATGTCTACATGTTCGGTTACCAGTATGCGCAGGACAACTGGGCTCTCCGCGCCGGTTACAACTACGCAAAAAGCCCGATTAAAGAGCAGTTCGGTACCGATGCCGCCGCCAAAAATATGTTCAATCTCCTCGGGTTCCCCGGTATTGTTGAAAAACACTATACTGTAGGTGGAAGCTATGCGTTTACCAAAATGACGTCACTCGATCTGGCGTATGTTTATGCAGACGAAAAACAAGATACGTTTGCGACAACAGGTATGACTGCTGACAACAAAACTTCGACAAAACACAGCCAGCAGGGCATCAGCGCTCAGCTCAACTTCAACTTCTAATCGAAGTTTCCGGTTTCCCCCTTTCGGGGGATTCACAATCCATTCACCTTTCCATACGATAATTAGAGTCCAAAACGTTGAATTGTCATTATCGTTTTTTGATGGCTTTGTG includes:
- a CDS encoding OmpP1/FadL family transporter, with the translated sequence MKRSIKLAVAAAVALTATSAFATNGDHLIGTGAKARGMGGVGIGMSHGAESALTNPALISTVKGTEVSFGGTIFMPDVESTTGEGFKKSNADLSVIPEVSLAQKVSENFTWGIGMFGTAGMGVDYRSQTGGTFNNYKMVTNLQLMQFAVPLAYSDSGVSVGIAPVLQYGSLDINYRTPAGVDSTTQGVAQDFGAGYNIGLAYETNGLTVGVSYKSAIDMVYDGQLSKATVQFGMNGGAGHGDNLEQPAEIGAGLSYTTDGHTFAFDYKRIKWSDAKGYKTFGWDDQNVYMFGYQYAQDNWALRAGYNYAKSPIKEQFGTDAAAKNMFNLLGFPGIVEKHYTVGGSYAFTKMTSLDLAYVYADEKQDTFATTGMTADNKTSTKHSQQGISAQLNFNF